From Streptomyces sp. HUAS MG91, the proteins below share one genomic window:
- a CDS encoding LAETG motif-containing sortase-dependent surface protein: MNHLVPVRSAVLATGLLAALATIPVAHATPAHSSATPVPAASATSAPTPATSTPPTAEPSAAPTLPGGGKDATASAVPSAAEGTEAPSAVPSAAPAEDELAHTGASNTSTTVMGAGAVVLVAGGAGALIAVRRRSHR, from the coding sequence GTGAACCACCTCGTCCCCGTCCGCAGCGCCGTCCTCGCCACCGGCCTGCTGGCCGCCCTGGCCACGATCCCCGTCGCCCACGCCACCCCCGCGCACTCGTCGGCGACCCCGGTGCCCGCGGCGTCCGCCACCAGCGCGCCGACCCCGGCCACCAGCACCCCGCCGACGGCCGAGCCGTCCGCCGCGCCGACCCTGCCGGGCGGCGGGAAGGATGCCACCGCGTCCGCGGTGCCGAGCGCCGCCGAGGGCACCGAGGCCCCCTCGGCCGTTCCTTCGGCCGCCCCTGCCGAGGACGAGCTGGCCCATACTGGTGCGTCGAACACCAGCACCACCGTGATGGGCGCCGGAGCCGTCGTCCTCGTCGCCGGTGGGGCGGGAGCCCTCATCGCCGTACGCCGCCGCTCGCACCGCTGA
- a CDS encoding CbtB-domain containing protein — protein sequence MAQHVAQPTATTPVIPAKLPLKAIAPWAAFFGILMLVLLYFVGAEQGATSVFSGAGVHEWVHDARHLLGFPCH from the coding sequence ATGGCGCAGCACGTCGCCCAGCCGACCGCCACCACCCCTGTCATACCGGCCAAGCTGCCGTTGAAGGCCATCGCCCCCTGGGCGGCGTTCTTCGGCATCCTGATGCTCGTCCTGCTGTACTTCGTCGGCGCCGAACAGGGTGCCACCTCGGTGTTCAGCGGAGCGGGCGTCCACGAGTGGGTGCACGACGCCCGCCACCTGCTCGGCTTCCCCTGCCACTGA
- a CDS encoding CbtA family protein, with amino-acid sequence MNSTTVRNLLVRGMLAGLAAGVLALVISYWLGEPLVDKAIGFEESHAGHSHGDEVELVSRGLQSTAGLATGVLVYGVAFGGIAALAYCFALGRVGRFGPRATALLLSGCALLAVYVVPFLKYPANPPAVGNPDTIGKRTTLYFLMMVLSVLLAVAATILGKRLAPRLGTWWATVVAVLAFAVVIGLAFQFLPVINEVPEHFPAAVLWRFRLSALAIQITLWTGFGLLFGELAERLLNPRPAAARQAVPAAH; translated from the coding sequence ATGAACTCCACCACCGTACGCAACCTGCTCGTGCGGGGGATGCTCGCCGGTCTCGCGGCCGGCGTGCTCGCCCTCGTCATCTCCTACTGGCTCGGTGAGCCGCTGGTCGACAAGGCCATCGGCTTCGAGGAGTCCCACGCCGGGCACTCGCACGGCGACGAGGTCGAACTCGTCTCCCGCGGCCTGCAGTCCACCGCCGGTCTCGCCACCGGTGTCCTCGTCTACGGCGTCGCCTTCGGCGGCATCGCCGCACTCGCCTACTGCTTCGCGCTCGGCCGCGTGGGCCGCTTCGGCCCCCGCGCGACCGCCCTGCTCCTGTCGGGTTGCGCGCTGCTGGCCGTCTACGTCGTACCGTTCCTGAAGTACCCGGCCAATCCGCCCGCCGTCGGCAACCCCGACACCATCGGCAAGCGGACCACCCTGTACTTCCTGATGATGGTGCTCAGCGTCCTGCTCGCGGTCGCGGCGACCATCCTCGGCAAGCGGCTCGCGCCACGCCTCGGCACCTGGTGGGCCACCGTCGTCGCCGTCCTCGCCTTCGCCGTGGTCATCGGCCTGGCCTTCCAGTTCCTGCCCGTGATCAACGAGGTGCCCGAGCACTTCCCGGCCGCCGTGCTCTGGCGCTTCCGGCTCTCGGCCCTCGCCATCCAGATCACGCTGTGGACCGGATTCGGGCTGCTCTTCGGCGAGTTGGCCGAGCGCCTGCTCAACCCCAGGCCCGCCGCGGCCCGCCAGGCGGTCCCGGCAGCGCACTGA
- a CDS encoding SigE family RNA polymerase sigma factor, whose translation MHSPAVTRLAPRPRPFTPAYGRIRPGWRASLRGLLRRDRSTLEAAPGPDTPRYTSAYDTAYPFQRPGRPPTISELYHAHRLRMVRLAVLLVDDLSTAEDVVQDAFTALYRRHGEQITEVDNALGYLRTSVVNTARSVLRRRRTARAWTPPPAGEAPSAEDSVVLDEAHREVLAALARLTPRRREVLVLRYWADLSEAEIAATLGISKGAVKSNASRALDALERILEGRI comes from the coding sequence GTGCACAGCCCCGCAGTCACCCGACTCGCCCCGCGACCCCGGCCGTTCACGCCCGCGTACGGCCGGATCCGCCCCGGATGGCGGGCGTCGCTGCGCGGGCTGCTGCGCCGCGACCGGTCCACGCTCGAAGCGGCGCCCGGCCCGGACACACCGCGGTACACCTCCGCGTACGACACCGCGTACCCGTTCCAGCGGCCCGGCCGGCCGCCCACGATCAGCGAGCTCTACCACGCGCACCGGCTGCGCATGGTCCGGCTCGCGGTGCTGCTCGTGGACGACCTGTCCACCGCCGAGGACGTCGTCCAGGACGCGTTCACCGCCCTCTACCGGCGCCACGGCGAGCAGATCACCGAGGTCGACAACGCCCTCGGCTATCTGCGGACCTCGGTCGTCAACACCGCCCGGTCCGTACTGCGCCGACGCCGCACCGCCCGCGCCTGGACGCCGCCGCCGGCCGGTGAGGCTCCGTCCGCCGAGGACTCCGTCGTCCTCGACGAGGCACACCGCGAAGTGCTCGCCGCACTCGCCCGACTCACCCCGCGCCGCCGCGAGGTCCTCGTCCTGCGCTACTGGGCCGACCTCAGCGAGGCCGAGATAGCCGCCACCCTCGGCATCAGCAAAGGCGCGGTGAAATCGAACGCCAGCCGCGCGCTGGACGCGCTCGAAAGGATCCTGGAGGGCCGGATATGA
- the nrdR gene encoding transcriptional regulator NrdR: protein MYCPFCRLPDSRVIDSRSTDDGTSIRRRRQCAHCQRRFTTLETYSLLVVKRSGVTEPFSRTKIVSSVRKACQGRPITEDMLDRLGQQVEENLRAAGSAQLSTHDVGLAVLEPLSELDPVAYMRFASVYRAFESLTDFENAIAELRAKCGQAVD from the coding sequence GTGTACTGCCCCTTCTGCAGGCTCCCCGACAGCCGCGTCATCGACAGCCGGTCGACCGATGACGGCACATCGATCCGCCGACGCCGCCAGTGCGCCCACTGCCAGCGCCGTTTCACCACGCTGGAGACGTACTCGCTCCTCGTGGTCAAGCGCAGCGGGGTGACCGAGCCGTTCAGCCGTACGAAGATCGTCAGCAGTGTCCGCAAGGCGTGCCAGGGCCGTCCCATCACGGAGGACATGCTCGACCGGCTCGGCCAGCAGGTGGAGGAGAACCTGCGGGCCGCCGGCAGCGCCCAGCTGAGCACGCACGACGTGGGGCTGGCCGTGCTGGAACCGCTCAGCGAGCTGGACCCGGTGGCCTACATGCGCTTCGCCTCCGTCTACCGCGCCTTCGAGTCCCTCACGGACTTCGAGAACGCCATCGCGGAACTGCGGGCCAAGTGCGGGCAGGCAGTGGACTGA
- a CDS encoding AsnC family transcriptional regulator, translating to MPVSEVLNEIDRQVLAALMVDGRAGWRTVAAALGKPERTVARRGARLLDSGMVEVRALTDPHRSEDADPFIVHGQCRPGAVWTTAAELARRQDCVTCYALSGPQHFYADIWCPGRRQAQLFLHELGATGGLAHLSVSPVLEYIRTLHDWEPGILTADQARAVRTTEPGPWPRFTERVALDRTDRAVVRAVTENGRATCEEIARQAGISEQTAARRLDRLRDSGLLVFRAVFDPALIGLPTAALLWIRPRPDRVESVAAALRAEPAVRYAALTLGAHQIVADVRLPSKDALRRLLLGAPWLAETDAVESSLILDVLKQSQVLNGALR from the coding sequence ATGCCCGTATCCGAGGTCCTGAACGAGATCGACCGGCAGGTGCTCGCCGCGCTGATGGTCGACGGCCGGGCCGGCTGGCGGACCGTCGCCGCCGCGCTGGGGAAGCCGGAGCGGACCGTCGCCCGGCGCGGCGCCCGGCTCCTGGACAGCGGCATGGTCGAGGTCAGAGCGCTCACCGACCCGCATCGCAGCGAGGACGCCGACCCGTTCATCGTGCACGGCCAGTGCCGCCCCGGCGCCGTGTGGACCACCGCGGCCGAACTCGCCCGCCGCCAGGACTGCGTGACCTGCTACGCGCTCTCCGGCCCGCAGCACTTCTACGCCGACATCTGGTGCCCCGGACGCCGCCAGGCCCAGCTGTTCCTGCACGAACTCGGCGCCACCGGCGGCCTCGCGCACCTCTCCGTCTCACCCGTCCTGGAGTACATCCGGACCCTGCACGACTGGGAGCCCGGCATCCTCACCGCCGACCAGGCGCGAGCCGTCCGCACCACCGAGCCGGGACCCTGGCCCCGGTTCACCGAGCGGGTCGCCCTGGACCGGACCGACCGCGCCGTCGTCCGGGCGGTCACCGAGAACGGGCGCGCCACCTGCGAGGAGATCGCCCGGCAGGCCGGGATCTCGGAACAGACCGCGGCCCGCCGGCTCGACCGGCTCCGCGACAGCGGACTCCTCGTGTTCCGGGCCGTGTTCGACCCCGCCCTCATCGGACTGCCCACCGCCGCGCTGCTGTGGATCCGCCCCAGGCCGGACCGCGTGGAGAGCGTCGCCGCGGCGCTGCGCGCGGAGCCGGCCGTGCGCTACGCGGCGCTCACCCTGGGCGCGCACCAGATCGTCGCCGACGTCCGCCTCCCGTCGAAGGACGCCCTGCGCCGGCTCCTGCTCGGCGCACCGTGGCTGGCGGAGACCGACGCCGTCGAGAGCTCGCTCATCCTCGACGTCCTGAAACAGAGCCAGGTCCTCAACGGCGCCCTGCGCTGA
- a CDS encoding TIGR00366 family protein, translating to MSTAPRVGARPAAGPEDGGRDGLLARWALRFAGFVEKWFPDAFVFALAAVVVVAVAALAFGAAPTEVADTFSTGFWDLIPFTMQMSLVVVTGFVLASSPPADRLIERLAAIPRTGRGGVAFIAAMGLSASLVNWGFGMVFAALLAKAMARRRELALDYRAAAAAAFMGIGGLWALGLSSSAAQLQANPASLPPKLLSVTGVIPFRETIFLWQSLVVALVVFVMGVGIAYLSAPRARHAVTAPDLGVDLDDRPEPLPPRTRPGEWLEYSPVLPLFIGALVLGWLTRELAAHDPIQVISSLNTYNLLFLTLGLLLHWRPRGFLRAVAKAVPACGGILIQFPFYAGIAGIMTKAANGEGFTLAHYISEGFVGIASSSTFGLVVGIYSAVLGVFVPSGGGKWIIEAPYVMDAANDLHYHLGWTVQIYNAAEALPNLVNPFWMLPVLGILGLRARHVVGFTAVQLVIQLPVVLGLMWLLGTTLGYQPPVQP from the coding sequence GTGAGCACCGCGCCACGCGTCGGCGCCCGGCCCGCCGCGGGGCCGGAGGACGGCGGGCGGGACGGGCTGCTGGCGCGGTGGGCGCTGCGGTTCGCCGGGTTCGTCGAGAAGTGGTTCCCCGACGCGTTCGTCTTCGCGCTGGCCGCCGTCGTCGTCGTGGCCGTCGCCGCGCTGGCCTTCGGGGCCGCGCCGACGGAGGTCGCCGACACCTTCTCGACGGGCTTCTGGGACCTGATCCCGTTCACGATGCAGATGTCCCTCGTGGTCGTCACGGGTTTCGTGCTCGCGTCGTCGCCGCCCGCCGACCGGCTGATCGAGCGGCTCGCGGCGATCCCGCGCACCGGCCGGGGCGGGGTGGCGTTCATCGCCGCCATGGGCCTGTCGGCGTCCCTGGTGAACTGGGGATTCGGCATGGTCTTCGCCGCGCTGCTGGCCAAGGCGATGGCGAGGCGGCGGGAGCTGGCCCTGGACTACCGGGCGGCGGCCGCGGCGGCGTTCATGGGCATCGGCGGCCTGTGGGCGCTGGGTCTCAGCTCCTCGGCGGCGCAGTTGCAGGCCAATCCCGCGAGCCTGCCGCCGAAGCTGCTGAGCGTGACCGGCGTGATCCCGTTCCGGGAGACGATCTTCCTGTGGCAGTCGCTGGTCGTGGCGCTGGTGGTGTTCGTGATGGGCGTGGGCATCGCCTATCTGTCGGCGCCGCGCGCGCGGCACGCGGTCACCGCCCCCGATCTGGGGGTGGATCTCGACGACCGGCCCGAACCGCTGCCGCCCCGGACGCGGCCGGGCGAATGGCTGGAGTACAGCCCGGTGCTGCCGTTGTTCATCGGCGCGCTGGTCCTCGGCTGGCTGACGCGCGAGCTGGCCGCGCACGATCCGATCCAGGTCATCTCCAGCCTGAACACGTACAACCTGCTGTTCCTGACGCTGGGTCTGCTGCTGCACTGGCGTCCCCGCGGCTTCCTGCGCGCGGTCGCCAAGGCGGTGCCCGCCTGCGGCGGCATCCTGATCCAGTTCCCGTTCTACGCCGGGATCGCGGGCATCATGACGAAGGCGGCGAACGGCGAGGGGTTCACGCTGGCGCACTACATCTCGGAGGGGTTCGTCGGCATCGCGTCCAGCTCCACGTTCGGGCTCGTGGTCGGGATCTACTCGGCCGTGCTCGGGGTGTTCGTGCCCTCCGGCGGCGGAAAGTGGATCATCGAGGCGCCGTACGTGATGGACGCCGCGAACGACCTCCACTACCACCTGGGCTGGACGGTGCAGATCTACAACGCCGCCGAGGCCCTGCCCAATCTGGTCAATCCCTTCTGGATGCTCCCGGTCCTGGGCATCCTCGGGCTGCGCGCACGACACGTGGTGGGGTTCACCGCGGTCCAGCTGGTCATCCAACTCCCGGTGGTTCTCGGCCTGATGTGGCTGCTGGGCACCACACTCGGCTACCAGCCACCCGTCCAGCCGTAG
- the metE gene encoding 5-methyltetrahydropteroyltriglutamate--homocysteine S-methyltransferase, with translation MTTRTAAAAARATVYGYPRQGRDRELKKAIEGYWKGRVTADVLRATAAGLRRENWRALAAAGITEVPTGDFSLYDHVLDTTVMVGAIPERHRAAVDADALDGLFAMARGTQDVAPLEMTKWFDTNYHYLVPELGPDTVFSADSARQVAELTEALALGLSPRPVLVGPVTYLLLAKPAPGVDTGFDPLTLLDRLLPVYAEVLADLRAAGAEWVQLDEPALVQDRTPADLGAAERAYRTLGALTDRPQLLVASYFDRLGDALPVLARTPVDGLTLDFTGGAAANLEALAAVGGLPGKRLVAGVVDGRNIWINDLERSLATLGTLLGLADRVDVAASCSLLHVPLDTSAERDIEPQILRWLAFARQKTAEIVTLAKGLARGTHTITAELSANKADLASRATSPLTRDPAVGARCEAVTDADGRRSQPYPARAAAQRAHLGLPLLPTTTIGSFPQTTELRTARADLRAGRIDTAGYEERIRTEIRDVVSFQEKAGIDVLVHGEPERNDMVQYFAEQLTGYLATRHGWVQSYGTRYVRPPVLAGDVSRPGPMTVRWTSYAQSLSDRPVKGMLTGPVTMLAWSFVRDDQPLGDTARQVALALRDEVDDLEANGTSVIQVDEPALRETLPLRAADRAAYLDWATEAFRLATAGVRPGTQIHTHMCYAEFGDIVQAIDDLDADVISLEAARSHMQVARELAAHGYPREAGPGVYDIHSPRVPSADEMAGLLRTGLEAIPAERLWVNPDCGLKTRGRPETRSSLENLVAAARTVRGELGPA, from the coding sequence GTGACCACCAGGACCGCAGCCGCGGCAGCACGGGCCACCGTGTACGGCTACCCCCGTCAGGGACGGGACCGCGAGCTCAAGAAGGCGATCGAGGGCTACTGGAAGGGCCGGGTCACCGCCGACGTCCTCCGGGCCACCGCCGCCGGACTGCGCCGGGAGAACTGGCGGGCGCTCGCCGCCGCCGGGATCACCGAAGTCCCCACCGGCGACTTCTCCCTCTACGACCACGTCCTCGACACCACCGTCATGGTCGGCGCGATCCCCGAGCGCCACCGCGCCGCCGTGGACGCCGACGCGCTGGACGGCCTGTTCGCCATGGCGCGCGGCACGCAGGACGTGGCGCCGCTGGAGATGACCAAGTGGTTCGACACCAACTACCACTATCTGGTGCCCGAGTTGGGGCCGGACACGGTCTTCTCCGCCGACTCCGCCCGGCAGGTCGCGGAGCTGACGGAAGCCCTCGCCCTGGGGCTGTCCCCCCGCCCGGTCCTCGTCGGCCCGGTCACCTATCTCCTCCTCGCCAAGCCCGCGCCCGGCGTCGACACCGGCTTCGACCCGCTCACCCTCCTCGACCGGCTGCTCCCGGTGTACGCGGAAGTCCTCGCCGACCTGCGCGCCGCCGGAGCCGAGTGGGTGCAGCTGGACGAGCCGGCCCTGGTCCAGGACCGCACTCCGGCCGACCTCGGCGCCGCCGAGCGCGCCTACCGGACCCTCGGTGCCCTCACGGACCGGCCCCAGCTGCTGGTCGCCTCCTACTTCGACCGGCTCGGCGACGCCCTTCCGGTCCTGGCGAGGACCCCGGTCGACGGTCTCACCCTGGACTTCACCGGCGGCGCGGCCGCCAACCTGGAGGCGCTCGCCGCGGTCGGCGGCCTGCCCGGCAAGCGCCTGGTCGCCGGTGTCGTCGACGGCCGCAACATCTGGATCAACGACCTGGAGAGGTCCCTCGCCACGCTCGGCACCCTCCTGGGCCTCGCCGACCGGGTCGACGTCGCCGCCTCCTGCTCGCTCCTGCACGTCCCGCTGGACACGTCCGCGGAGCGTGACATCGAACCGCAGATCCTGCGCTGGCTCGCCTTCGCCAGGCAGAAGACCGCCGAGATCGTGACGCTCGCCAAGGGCCTGGCCCGGGGCACCCACACGATCACCGCGGAACTCTCCGCCAACAAGGCCGACCTCGCCTCCCGCGCCACCTCCCCCCTCACCCGCGACCCCGCGGTAGGCGCTCGCTGCGAAGCCGTGACGGACGCGGACGGGCGGCGCTCCCAGCCGTACCCGGCGCGGGCCGCCGCCCAGCGTGCCCATCTGGGCCTGCCGCTGCTGCCGACGACCACGATCGGCTCGTTCCCGCAGACCACCGAACTGCGCACGGCCCGTGCCGACTTGAGGGCGGGGCGGATCGACACCGCGGGCTACGAGGAGCGCATCAGGACCGAGATCCGGGACGTCGTCTCCTTCCAGGAGAAGGCCGGGATCGACGTCCTGGTGCACGGCGAGCCCGAACGCAACGACATGGTCCAGTACTTCGCCGAGCAGCTCACCGGCTACCTCGCCACGCGGCACGGCTGGGTGCAGTCCTACGGCACCCGCTACGTCCGGCCGCCGGTCCTGGCCGGGGACGTCTCCCGTCCCGGGCCGATGACGGTGCGCTGGACGTCGTACGCCCAGTCGCTGTCCGACCGCCCGGTCAAGGGCATGCTCACCGGTCCCGTGACGATGCTCGCCTGGTCCTTCGTCCGCGACGACCAGCCGCTCGGCGACACCGCGCGCCAGGTCGCCCTCGCCCTGCGCGACGAGGTCGACGACCTGGAGGCGAACGGCACCTCGGTCATCCAGGTCGACGAGCCCGCGCTGCGCGAGACCCTGCCGCTGCGCGCCGCCGACCGTGCCGCCTACCTGGACTGGGCGACGGAGGCGTTCCGGCTCGCCACCGCCGGGGTGCGCCCGGGCACCCAGATCCACACGCACATGTGCTACGCCGAGTTCGGGGACATCGTGCAGGCGATCGACGATCTCGACGCCGACGTGATCAGCCTGGAGGCGGCGCGCTCGCACATGCAGGTCGCCCGCGAACTCGCCGCGCACGGCTACCCGCGCGAGGCCGGTCCCGGTGTCTACGACATCCACTCCCCGCGCGTGCCGAGCGCGGACGAGATGGCCGGGCTGCTGCGTACGGGACTCGAGGCGATTCCCGCCGAGCGGCTGTGGGTCAACCCGGACTGCGGCCTGAAGACCCGCGGCCGGCCCGAGACCCGCTCCTCGCTGGAGAACCTGGTCGCAGCCGCGCGGACCGTGCGCGGGGAGCTCGGTCCGGCCTGA
- a CDS encoding amidase family protein: MSSLITMTAREVVRLLRSGDVSPVAVLEELRAHTEVADERVNALPIRFFDAALGAARELERRAPAERGMLAGLPVAVKDYNDVAGQRTTHGSPLTDEVAAESDAMVRVLESNGAVPYAKSNVPEFAGGHTYNTLFGASRNPWNLGRSVGGSSGGSAAALASGSAWLATGNDLGGSLRTPSGFNGTVGLRPTPGRIPRRRPATPFDTLWVEGPMARNVPDLALMLDAMVGSDPHDPLTRPECPASFLDRLDTFDAPRRVGYSPDLGVLPVEREVRRVCAGALKHIEALGADVVEECPDFSGAYDAFQALRGHLVAALHGGLLAAHRDRIKPDIVWNIESGLNQSVARLQQAERTRGELFHRVLDFFGDHDLLVCPSAPLEPFPVEWTSPRTLDGVATETYIDWIAITFFVSLTGCPVVALPCGFSASGLPVGLQLIGRPGDEARLLSYAARLEQSFGVAGLLPVTPREPGAPA; this comes from the coding sequence ATGTCGAGTCTCATCACGATGACGGCCCGCGAAGTGGTCCGTCTGCTGCGATCCGGTGACGTCTCGCCGGTCGCGGTCCTGGAGGAACTGCGGGCGCACACCGAGGTGGCCGACGAGCGGGTCAACGCGCTGCCCATCCGGTTCTTCGACGCCGCGCTCGGCGCCGCGCGGGAGCTGGAGCGGCGGGCTCCGGCGGAGCGCGGGATGCTGGCCGGTCTGCCGGTGGCGGTGAAGGACTACAACGACGTCGCGGGGCAGCGCACCACGCACGGTTCGCCGCTCACCGACGAGGTCGCGGCCGAGTCCGACGCGATGGTCAGGGTCCTGGAGTCCAACGGGGCGGTGCCGTACGCGAAGTCGAACGTGCCGGAGTTCGCCGGCGGGCACACCTACAACACGCTCTTCGGCGCGAGCCGCAATCCGTGGAACCTGGGCCGCTCCGTCGGCGGGTCGTCCGGCGGCTCGGCCGCGGCGCTGGCCTCGGGCAGCGCCTGGCTGGCCACCGGCAACGACCTCGGCGGCAGCCTGCGCACCCCGTCGGGCTTCAACGGCACGGTGGGCCTGCGCCCCACGCCGGGCCGCATCCCCCGGCGGCGGCCCGCCACACCGTTCGACACGCTGTGGGTGGAGGGGCCGATGGCCCGCAACGTCCCCGATCTCGCGCTGATGCTGGACGCGATGGTCGGGTCCGACCCGCACGACCCGCTCACCCGCCCCGAGTGTCCCGCGTCGTTCCTCGACCGTCTCGACACCTTCGACGCGCCGCGCCGGGTCGGCTACAGCCCCGACCTCGGGGTGCTGCCGGTCGAGCGGGAGGTCAGGCGGGTGTGTGCGGGCGCGCTGAAGCACATCGAGGCGCTGGGCGCGGACGTGGTCGAGGAGTGCCCCGACTTCAGCGGCGCCTACGACGCCTTCCAGGCGCTGCGCGGGCATCTGGTCGCCGCCCTGCACGGCGGACTGCTCGCGGCGCACCGGGACCGGATCAAGCCGGACATCGTCTGGAACATCGAGAGCGGCCTGAACCAGTCGGTCGCCCGGCTGCAGCAGGCCGAACGGACCCGCGGTGAACTCTTCCACCGGGTCCTCGACTTCTTCGGGGACCACGATCTGCTCGTGTGTCCGTCCGCGCCCCTGGAGCCGTTCCCGGTCGAGTGGACCTCGCCCCGGACGCTGGACGGGGTGGCGACCGAGACCTACATCGACTGGATCGCGATCACCTTCTTCGTCAGCCTGACGGGCTGTCCGGTGGTGGCGTTGCCGTGCGGGTTCTCGGCCTCGGGGCTGCCCGTCGGGCTCCAGCTGATCGGGCGGCCGGGCGACGAGGCACGGCTGCTGTCCTACGCGGCGCGCCTGGAGCAGTCGTTCGGTGTGGCCGGGCTGCTGCCGGTCACGCCACGCGAGCCCGGGGCACCGGCGTGA
- the cobF gene encoding precorrin-6A synthase (deacetylating): protein MGTQNTQGTEQRTILVIGIGAGDPDHLTLQAVKAIRRADVFFVVGKGADKSALTDLRHQMLEEHAEAPYRVVEVEDPSRNRRPMDRSAYTSTIEDWRARRGDLFERLMLDELAPGQTGAFLVWGDPSLYDSTLGILADIETRGRVSAAVEVVPGITSVSTLAARHRIPLNQVGRPVHITPARRLPEVGRRDDGDIVVMLDGGESFTQVEGEGLWIYWGAYLGTPDELLVAGPLDEVRDRIRQVRSEARARHGWIMDTYLLRNTDGPAQPSAPSDPA from the coding sequence ATGGGCACGCAGAACACGCAGGGCACGGAGCAGCGCACGATCCTCGTCATCGGGATCGGCGCCGGTGACCCCGACCACCTCACCCTTCAGGCCGTGAAGGCCATCCGGCGGGCCGACGTCTTCTTCGTCGTCGGCAAGGGTGCCGACAAGTCCGCGCTCACGGATCTGCGCCACCAGATGCTGGAGGAGCACGCCGAGGCCCCGTACCGCGTGGTGGAGGTCGAGGACCCGAGCCGGAACCGCCGCCCCATGGACCGCTCCGCCTACACGTCCACCATCGAGGACTGGCGGGCCCGGCGCGGCGACCTCTTCGAGCGGCTGATGCTGGACGAGCTGGCGCCGGGCCAGACCGGCGCGTTCCTCGTGTGGGGCGACCCGTCGCTCTACGACAGCACCCTCGGCATCCTCGCCGACATCGAGACCCGCGGCCGGGTCTCCGCGGCCGTCGAGGTGGTCCCCGGCATCACCAGCGTGTCCACGCTCGCCGCGCGCCACCGCATCCCGCTCAACCAGGTGGGCCGCCCCGTGCACATCACCCCGGCGCGCCGCCTGCCCGAGGTCGGCCGACGCGACGACGGGGACATCGTCGTCATGCTCGACGGCGGCGAGTCGTTCACCCAGGTCGAGGGCGAGGGTCTGTGGATCTACTGGGGCGCCTACCTGGGAACCCCGGACGAGCTGCTGGTCGCCGGCCCGCTGGACGAGGTCCGCGACCGCATCCGGCAGGTGCGGTCCGAGGCGCGTGCGCGGCACGGCTGGATCATGGACACCTATCTGCTGCGGAACACGGACGGGCCGGCGCAGCCGTCCGCCCCCTCCGACCCCGCCTGA
- a CDS encoding histidine phosphatase family protein: MSRRVWFVSPALNASLREARFDDGAALDAAGRAAAVAAAPALPAPNLAVVSGSRRCRETAGLLGLGPVAAPDELAAPDTGAWRGRTLAEVSGESPQDVGRWLGDPEFRAGGGESVADVCGRVSRWLDALDGDGLVIGVVEPELARAAVVHALGAPLSAYWRCDVAPLTVTELSGRGGRWNVRCGRPLAEAPAR, from the coding sequence GTGAGCCGTCGCGTCTGGTTCGTCTCTCCCGCCCTGAACGCCTCGCTGCGCGAGGCCCGGTTCGACGACGGGGCCGCGCTGGACGCCGCCGGCCGGGCGGCCGCCGTCGCCGCGGCCCCCGCGCTGCCGGCGCCCAACCTGGCCGTCGTGTCCGGGAGCCGGCGCTGCCGGGAGACCGCCGGGCTGCTGGGGCTCGGCCCGGTCGCCGCGCCGGACGAGCTGGCCGCTCCGGACACGGGGGCCTGGCGCGGCCGGACCCTGGCCGAGGTGAGCGGGGAGTCGCCGCAGGACGTGGGCCGGTGGCTCGGGGATCCGGAGTTCCGCGCCGGGGGCGGGGAGTCGGTGGCCGACGTGTGCGGGCGGGTGTCGCGGTGGCTGGACGCGCTCGACGGCGACGGACTCGTCATCGGCGTCGTGGAGCCCGAGCTGGCGCGGGCCGCCGTGGTGCACGCTCTGGGCGCGCCCCTGTCGGCGTACTGGCGCTGCGACGTGGCACCGCTGACCGTCACCGAGCTGAGCGGCCGCGGCGGCCGCTGGAACGTGCGCTGCGGCCGGCCTCTCGCCGAGGCGCCGGCCCGGTGA